The genomic stretch TAGGGGTGTCCTTCATAAGGGCTGAGATAAAAGTGTGACTTTTAGACCCTCATAACTTGAACAGGTTCAGACCTGCGTAGGGAAGTGGAGCGGTATTTGTGTTATTTTACTATGCCAATTCCAAACCACTTTTCCTTGCGGGAAAGTGGTTTTTTTATTTTCAGAGGGGGAATGATTTGTGAAGTTTTCAGAAGAATGCCGCAGTGCAGCCGCAGAATGGTGGGAGGGGAGCTTTGTCCATCCGTTCGTTCAAGGAATCGGTGACGGAACGCTTCCGATTGACCGTTTTAAATACTACGTACTTCAGGATTCCTATTATTTAACGCATTTTGCAAAGGTGCAGTCATTTGGTGCCGCTTATGCGAAGGATCTTTATACAACGGGGCGGATGGCAAGCCATGCCCAAGGTACATATGAGGCGGAAATGGCGCTTCATCGCGAGTTTGCCGAGCTGTTGGAAATCAGCGAGGAAGAGCGTAAGGCGTTTAAGCCGTCTCCTACGGCGTACTCTTATACATCCCATATGTACCGTTCGGTTTTGAGCGGGAATTTCGCAGAAATCTTAGCGGCCCTGCTGCCATGCTATTGGCTCTATTACGAGGTTGGTGAGAAATTGCTGCATTGTGATCCGGGGCATCCAATTTATCAGAAGTGGATTGGCACATATGGCGGTGATTGGTTTAGACAACAGGTCGAGGAGCAAATCAACCGCTTTGATGAGCTGGCGGAAAACAGCACGGAGGAAGTGCGTGCCAAGATGAAAGAGAATTTTGTCATCTCCAGCTACTATGAATATCAATTTTGGGGAATGGCCTATCGAAAAGAAGGCTGGTCTGACAGCGCCATAAAAGAGGTGGAGGAATGTGGAGCTTCACGCCATAACGGATGACAGCAAGCCGGTAGAAGAGCTAGCGAGAATCATCATTACGATTCAGAATGAAGTTGATTTTATTCACATTCGGGAACGCTCAAAATCGGCGGCGGATATTTTGAAACTGCTCGATCTTATTTTTGAAGGCGGTATAGATAAACGAAAATTGGTGATGAACGGGCGCGTGGATATTGCACTTTTCTCTACTATTCACCGCGTGCAGCTGCCAAGCGGCAGCTTTTCACCGAAGCAGATCAGAGCCAGATTTCCACACCTTCATATCGGGAGGTCGGTGCATTCACTGGAGGAAGCGGTTCAAGCAGAAAAGGAAGACGCGGACTACGTGCTGTTCGGCCATGTGTTTGAAACGGATTGCAAAAAGGGTCTTGAAGGCAGAGGAGTATCTTTGCTGTCAGATATCAAACAGCGGATTTCCATCCCGGTTATAGCCATCGGGGGGATGACGCCGGACAGGTTAAGAGACGTAAAACAAGCAGGGGCAGACGGCATTGCTGTTATGTCAGGAATTTTCTCTTCCGCTGAACCTTTGGAAGCAGCCAGACGATATTCCCGCAAGCTAAAGGAGATGCGCTATGAAAAGGCATTATGAAGCAGTGGTGATTGGAGGCGGAATTATCGGTTCCGCAATTGCTTATTATTTGGCAAAGGAAAACAAAAACACCGCATTGTTTGAAAGCGGAACAATGGGCGGCAGAACGACAAGTGCCGCTGCCGGAATGCTGGGCGCCCATGCCGAATGCGAGGAACGTGACGCGTTTTTTGATTTCGCTATGCACAGTCAGCGTCTGTACAAAGGTCTTGGAGAAGAGCTTTATGCATTATCCGGTGTGGATATCAGGCAGCATAACGGCGGTATGTTTAAGCTTGCATTTTCTGAAGAAGATGTGCTGCAGCTGAGACAGATGGACGATTTGGACTCTGTCAGCTGGTATTCAAAAGAAGAGGTGTTAGAAAAAGAGCCGTATGCGTCTGGTGACATCTTTGGTGCATCTTTTATTCAGGATGATGTGCATGTGGAGCCTTATTTTGTTTGCAAGGCATATGTGAAAGCAGCAAAAATGCTTGGGGCGGAGATTTTTGAGCATACGCCCGTCCTGCATGTCGAACGTGACGGTGAAGCCCTGTTCATCAAGACCCCTAGCGGAGACGTATGGGCTAATCATGTTGTCGTTGCCAGCGGGGTGTGGAGCGGAATGTTTTTTAAACAGCTTGGACTGAACAATGCTTTTCTCCCTGTAAAAGGGGAGTGCCTGTCCGTTTGGAATGATGATATCCCGCTGACAAAAACGCTTTACCATGATCACTGCTATATCGTACCGAGAAAAAGCGGAAGACTGGTTGTCGGCGCGACAATGAAGCCGGGGGACTGGAGTGAAACACCGGATCTTGGCGGATTGGAATCTGTTATGAAAAAAGCAAAAACGATGCTGCCGGCTATACAGAATATGAAGGTGGATCGTTTTTGGGCGGGACTCCGTCCGGGAACAAAGGATGGAAAACCGTACATCGGCAGACATCCTGAGGACAGCCGTATTTTATTTGCGGCTGGCCATTTCAGAAACGGGATCCTGCTTGCTCCCGCAACGGGCGCTTTGATCAGTGATCTCATCATGAATAAAGAGGTCAACCAAGACTGGCTGCACGCATTCCGAATTGATCGCAAGGAGGCGGTTCAGATATGATGCTACAGCTGAACGGTAAAGACGTGAAGTGGAAAAAAGACACAGGTACAATTCAAGACCTGCTGGCGTCGTATCAGCTTGAAAATAAAATCGTTATCGTGGAAAGAAATAAAGAAATAATCGGGAAAGAACGCTATCACGAGGTTGAGCTTTGTGATCGTGATGTCATTGAAATTGTCCATTTTGTAGGAGGCGGATGAGCATGTTAACAATTGGCGGAAAATCATTTCAATCAAGATTGCTGCTGGGCACGGGGAAATACCCATCGTTTGACATTCAAAAGGAAGCAGTAGCTGTTTCTGAGTCTGATATTTTAACATTTGCTGTAAGGAGAATGAACATTTTTGAAGCATCTCAGCCGAATTTTCTGGAACAGCTTGATTTATCCAAATATACGCTTTTGCCGAATACAGCGGGCGCCAGTACTGCTGAAGAAGCGGTTCGGATTGCAAGGCTGGCGAAAGCTTCAGGCCTTTGTGACATGATTAAAGTTGAAGTCATCGGATGCAGCCGTTCCTTGCTGCCTGACCCTGTTGAGACATTAAAAGCGTCTGAACAGCTTCTTGAAGAAGGCTTTATTGTGCTCCCGTACACGTCGGATGACGTTGTGCTGGCGAGAAAGCTGGAAGAGCTCGGCGTTCATGCCATCATGCCGGGTGCATCTCCGATTGGATCAGGACAAGGAATCTTAAATCCTTTGAATCTGTCGTTTATTATTGAACAGGCGAAAGTACCGGTCATCGTGGATGCGGGAATCGGCTCGCCTAAAGATGCGGCATACGCAATGGAGCTTGGAGCGGATGGCGTACTGCTCAATACGGCTGTATCTGGCGCTGACGATCCCGTGAAAATGGCTCGTGCCATGAAGCTCGCAGTGGAAGCAGGGCGCCTTTCTTATGAGGCGGGCCGAATCCCGCTTAAGCAATACGGAACGGCAAGCAGTCCGGGAGAAGGTCTTCCTGTATGACAGGCAGGTATTCAAGGCAGGAGCTGTTTGCTCCGATCGGCCCATCCGGCCAGAAAAAATTGAAAGAAGCGCGCGCCGTGATTATCGGCGCCGGCGCGCTCGGAACAGCCAGTGCAGAAATGCTGGTGAGAGCGGGAGTCGGCTCTGTGAAAATTGCCGACAGAGATTATGTTGAATGGAGCAACCTCCAGCGCCAGCAGCTTTATACAGAAGATGATGTCAAAAAAGAAATGCCGAAAGCAGCCGCTGCGGAGCGCCGTCTCCGTTCGATTAACAGCGATGTTGATGTGACCGGCCTTGTCATGGATGTGACAGCAGAAAATATCTTCGAGCTGATTAGGGATGCATCGATTATTGTGGATGCGGCTGATAATTTTGAAACCCGCCTGATCGTAAATGATGCTGCGGTAAAGGAAGGGATTCCTTTTCTTTACGGTGCCTGTGTAGGGAGCTACGGTCTTACCTTTACCGTGGTGCCGGGTTCTACTCCTTGCCTGCATTGCTTGCTCGATGCACTTCCGATTGGCGGAGCAACATGTGACACAGCTGGCATCATCAGTCCGGCTGTTTTGCAGGTAGCAGTCTTTCAGGTAACAGATGCACTGAAACTGCTGACGGGAGAGGAGTGCGAGCCGGTGCTGCGCTCCTTTGATTTGTGGAAAAACGAGCGGTCAGAAGTGAGAGCGGCCAGTCTCAAACATGACGCATGCCCAAGCTGCGGCACAAAGGATTTTCCGTTTTTGTCTTATGAAAATCAAACAAAAGCGGCTGTATTGTGCGGCAGGAACACGGTGCAGATCAGATCATCTATTACGAAAGAAGCGGATCTTGAAGCGCTTGCCGGTCAGCTGAGGCAGGCCGGGCTTGAAGTAGCTGCGAACCCGTATTTAATTTCCTGCCGCTCGGATGATATGAAAATGGTGCTGTTCCGGGACGGCAGAGCTTTGATCCATGGAACAAATGATATTGCCCGGGCAAAATCCATTTATCATAAATGGATTGGGTAATAAAAGGAGTGTAGTGTAATGAGTATATATAAAGCATTGACAATCGCCGGATCAGATTCAGGCGGCGGCGCAGGGATACAGGCTGATATTAAAACCTTTCAAGAGCTTGATGTATTCGGAATGTCTGCGATTACGGCGGTAACCGCTCAAAATACGCTTGGCGTTCACGGGGTGCATCCGCTGACTGTAGAGACGTTGAGACAGCAAATTGACGCTGTTGCTGAGGATTTGAGACCGGATGCAGTTAAGACGGGAATGCTCTGGAATGCCGACATGATTGAAGAAGTGGCAAGAAAAATTGACGAGTACGGATTCAATCGTGTAATTGTTGATCCGGTTATGATCGCAAAGGGCGGGGCATCCTTGCTGCGTGATGAGTCAGTTGCCACCTTAAAGGAGTTGCTCATTCCAAGAAGCTACGCGATTACGCCGAATGTCCCGGAAGCAGAAACGCTGACAGGAATGACAATCAGCTCGCTGGATGACCGGAAAAAAGCAGCGGAGCAGCTCGTCAAGATGGGTGCGCAGCATGTCATTATCAAAGGCGGGCACCAGCCTGAGGACAATCACATTACTGACCTTCTTTTTGATGGCAGCATGTTTATGCAAATCACCCATCCTTATATCAATACGAAGCATACGCATGGCACAGGCTGCACCTTTGCTGCGGCTTTAACGGCCCAAACGGCTAAAGGAGACAGCATCCATCAGGCATTTGAGGTTGCGGCCAACTTTGTCCGTGAAGCGGTGGAAAATACGCTCGGCATCGGATCGGGACACGGGCCGACAAACCATTTCGCTTTTAAACGAAACAGCTTAAATACAAGCCGATGAGATCACCAGCTGATGGTGATCTCTTTTGCGTTTGCTACGGTATGCGCTTTTCATCTGGACAAGGTTATGATATGATAGGAATTAAGATCAGGTACTAATACTATGTCTTTATTAAATATAGGAGGCTTTATACATATGAATTTTTCACTTGAAGGCCGTAACATTGTTGTGATGGGGGTAGCCAACAAACGCAGCATCGCCTGGGGCATTGCGCGTTCTTTACATGAAGCGGGTGCACGTTTGATTTTCACATACGCTGGTGAACGCCTGGAGAAATCCGTTCACGAGCTTGCCGGAACATTAGACCGCAACGATTCCATCATCCTCCCTTGCGATGTTACAAACGACGCAGAAATCGAAACTTGCTTCGCAAGCATTAAGGAGCAGGTCGGTGTAATCCACGGTATCGCGCATTGTATCGCGTTTGCCAACAAAGAAGAGCTTGTCGGCGAGTACTTAAACACAAATCGTGACGGCTTCCTTTT from Bacillus subtilis subsp. subtilis str. 168 encodes the following:
- the tenA gene encoding thiaminase II (Evidence 1a: Function from experimental evidences in the studied strain; PubMedId: 15709744, 15858269, 16356850, 17618314, 18054064, 24311574; Product type e : enzyme), which translates into the protein MKFSEECRSAAAEWWEGSFVHPFVQGIGDGTLPIDRFKYYVLQDSYYLTHFAKVQSFGAAYAKDLYTTGRMASHAQGTYEAEMALHREFAELLEISEEERKAFKPSPTAYSYTSHMYRSVLSGNFAEILAALLPCYWLYYEVGEKLLHCDPGHPIYQKWIGTYGGDWFRQQVEEQINRFDELAENSTEEVRAKMKENFVISSYYEYQFWGMAYRKEGWSDSAIKEVEECGASRHNG
- the tenI gene encoding thiazole tautomerase (Evidence 1a: Function from experimental evidences in the studied strain; PubMedId: 15709744, 15858269, 16356850, 21534620; Product type e: enzyme), translating into MELHAITDDSKPVEELARIIITIQNEVDFIHIRERSKSAADILKLLDLIFEGGIDKRKLVMNGRVDIALFSTIHRVQLPSGSFSPKQIRARFPHLHIGRSVHSLEEAVQAEKEDADYVLFGHVFETDCKKGLEGRGVSLLSDIKQRISIPVIAIGGMTPDRLRDVKQAGADGIAVMSGIFSSAEPLEAARRYSRKLKEMRYEKAL
- the thiO gene encoding FAD-dependent glycine oxidase (Evidence 1a: Function from experimental evidences in the studied strain; PubMedId: 9827558, 11744710, 12627963, 15105420, 19751796, 26443755; Product type e : enzyme), with the translated sequence MKRHYEAVVIGGGIIGSAIAYYLAKENKNTALFESGTMGGRTTSAAAGMLGAHAECEERDAFFDFAMHSQRLYKGLGEELYALSGVDIRQHNGGMFKLAFSEEDVLQLRQMDDLDSVSWYSKEEVLEKEPYASGDIFGASFIQDDVHVEPYFVCKAYVKAAKMLGAEIFEHTPVLHVERDGEALFIKTPSGDVWANHVVVASGVWSGMFFKQLGLNNAFLPVKGECLSVWNDDIPLTKTLYHDHCYIVPRKSGRLVVGATMKPGDWSETPDLGGLESVMKKAKTMLPAIQNMKVDRFWAGLRPGTKDGKPYIGRHPEDSRILFAAGHFRNGILLAPATGALISDLIMNKEVNQDWLHAFRIDRKEAVQI
- the thiS gene encoding sulfur carrier for synthesis of hydroxyethylthiazole phosphate (Evidence 2a: Function from experimental evidences in other organisms; PubMedId: 10939241, 14567704, 14757766, 15489164, 22616866, 26443755; Product type c : carrier), which translates into the protein MLQLNGKDVKWKKDTGTIQDLLASYQLENKIVIVERNKEIIGKERYHEVELCDRDVIEIVHFVGGG
- the thiG gene encoding hydroxyethylthiazole phosphate synthetase (thiamine biosynthesis) (Evidence 1a: Function from experimental evidences in the studied strain; PubMedId: 10939241, 12627963, 14567704, 14757766, 15489164, 22938038; Product type e : enzyme), which gives rise to MSMLTIGGKSFQSRLLLGTGKYPSFDIQKEAVAVSESDILTFAVRRMNIFEASQPNFLEQLDLSKYTLLPNTAGASTAEEAVRIARLAKASGLCDMIKVEVIGCSRSLLPDPVETLKASEQLLEEGFIVLPYTSDDVVLARKLEELGVHAIMPGASPIGSGQGILNPLNLSFIIEQAKVPVIVDAGIGSPKDAAYAMELGADGVLLNTAVSGADDPVKMARAMKLAVEAGRLSYEAGRIPLKQYGTASSPGEGLPV
- the thiF gene encoding adenylate transferase and sulfur transferase (thiamine biosynthesis) (Evidence 1a: Function from experimental evidences in the studied strain; PubMedId: 10939241, 14567704, 14757766, 15489164, 16388576, 26443755; Product type e : enzyme) gives rise to the protein MTGRYSRQELFAPIGPSGQKKLKEARAVIIGAGALGTASAEMLVRAGVGSVKIADRDYVEWSNLQRQQLYTEDDVKKEMPKAAAAERRLRSINSDVDVTGLVMDVTAENIFELIRDASIIVDAADNFETRLIVNDAAVKEGIPFLYGACVGSYGLTFTVVPGSTPCLHCLLDALPIGGATCDTAGIISPAVLQVAVFQVTDALKLLTGEECEPVLRSFDLWKNERSEVRAASLKHDACPSCGTKDFPFLSYENQTKAAVLCGRNTVQIRSSITKEADLEALAGQLRQAGLEVAANPYLISCRSDDMKMVLFRDGRALIHGTNDIARAKSIYHKWIG
- the thiD gene encoding phosphomethylpyrimidine kinase, 4-amino-5-hydroxymethyl-2-methylpyrimidine and 4-amino-5-hydroxymethyl-2-methylpyrimidine pyrophosphate kinase (Evidence 1a: Function from experimental evidences in the studied strain; PubMedId: 10939241, 12627963, 14973012, 16952958, 17012797, 26443755; Product type e : enzyme) → MSIYKALTIAGSDSGGGAGIQADIKTFQELDVFGMSAITAVTAQNTLGVHGVHPLTVETLRQQIDAVAEDLRPDAVKTGMLWNADMIEEVARKIDEYGFNRVIVDPVMIAKGGASLLRDESVATLKELLIPRSYAITPNVPEAETLTGMTISSLDDRKKAAEQLVKMGAQHVIIKGGHQPEDNHITDLLFDGSMFMQITHPYINTKHTHGTGCTFAAALTAQTAKGDSIHQAFEVAANFVREAVENTLGIGSGHGPTNHFAFKRNSLNTSR